A single window of Nicotiana sylvestris chromosome 5, ASM39365v2, whole genome shotgun sequence DNA harbors:
- the LOC104234298 gene encoding putative late blight resistance protein homolog R1A-3 isoform X3 — translation METTLPLQEVASYVLRKDISILLDFVERLKNEEDQIALDMDQIEKLKLKLTIMSTFLQLSYFSLDVFNDRMSSKAQQVDDLVQSRFHQSRDDMLVKLKDHIVPRLLETIKSCINSQHHYSKSTDTMTEDQLVEILNKLLVNLHDLPKCCAELILPLMTQYKVIQNVCVNIRDFHGLKVNGCVKHEIVEYVLPQFQRMAERVGHFCFVLLSYHLDVPQVNFKLAHLLVKIIPVELEVMHICFTNLEASKSAEVGLFIKQLQESSPAILREYLIHLQVHMVTVLNASTSARSIHVVIEFLLIILTDMPKDFIYHDKLFDLLARVGALTREVSILVCNLEEISRNEENMNETNCGSLDLLESIELLKEDLKHVFLKAPKDSSQLCFPKSDGPIFITLLLRNLNDLLKSDAHSAALIKEEVQMVKEDLEFIRSFFGKVEQKLNRDLWNCVLDVAYEAEHSINSVLVRDHGLLKLIFLLPKTIEKIKLIKEEVQQKIPKNRGPVVVNSPKKPTEISKSSATSQIIVGFEKETKEIISKLTKGPTEIDVISIVGMPGLGKTTLAYKVYNEKFVVDHFDVRAWCTVDQERNEKKLLQKIYNQVIGLKERFNEDGIDDDVADKLRKQLCGKRYLIVLDDLWDIGTWDELTRPFPEFQKGSRIILTSRIQEVAVKDKRHSDPLYLRFLTQGESWELLERKVFGEKSCPKELLDVGEEIAQKCEGLPLVLDLIAGVIAKNETKKAFWLEVLNNLKSIKNEVKKVIQLSYDHLSDHLKPCLLYLASCPKDESIEISQLKDLWSAEGLVEQTEMKSVEEVMEIYVDELISSSLVIVFNERGRASSCRIHDLVHDFCLEKARKEKLFDFISSSALSYSSSDLMPRGMTIHYDRHLLPSNENLVLFNPEKKNPYVKHLLSLKVSDGKLNYLSYNCHLRHLRLLKRLELHKIRLTYSLLNDICMLVHLRCLKIQTKAKALPPSFSNLLNLETLVVDNQGTNMVLSPSIWSLAKLRHVSIDNCSLFDSDIDEPAVLKEHSKLKNLRILYGLKLSSSGNTEDIFKRFPNLRNLMFTINEPWPCSAEQISLPRLDVLKELEEVCVYFDCASFRQDQWDFHFPSSLKKLVLTRFNLTSDLLSRIGRLPNLQKLTLEEAIIQGKEWNMEEEVTFENLKFLSLDWVSFSEWKVGEESFPVLEELHIKRCDELIEIPDSFADIASLKSISLWGNRQLVESAHEIKECVAETMGEDKLEVTCFDE, via the exons atggagacaactttaccgttgcaagag GTCGCATCTTATGTACTTCGCAAGGACATTTCCATTCTTCTGGATTTCGTTGAGAGGTTAAAGAATGAAGAAGATCAAATAGCCCTTGACATGGATCAAATTGAAAAACTGAAATTGAAGCTGACAATTATGTCGACATTTCTTCAGCTTTCTTATTTCAGCTTGGATGTTTTTAATGATAGAATGTCTAGCAAAGCACAGCAGGTTGATGATCTAGTTCAGTCACGTTTTCATCAGAGTCGAGATGACATGCTGGTTAAATTAAAGGATCATATTGTTCCTCGCCTCCTGGAAACTATCAAAAGTTGTATTAATTCCCAACATCATTATTCTAAATCAACTGACACCATGACTGAGGATCAGTTGGTGGAAATTTTGAACAAGCTCCTCGTGAATCTCCATGATCTACCCAAGTGTTGTGCTGAGTTGATCTTACCATTAATGACTCAGTACAAGGTAATTCAGAATGTATGTGTCAATATAAGAGATTTCCATGGGTTGAAAGTAAATGGTTGCGTTAAGCATGAAATAGTTGAATATGTCTTACCTCAGTTTCAACGTATGGCTGAGAGAGTAGGACACTTCTGTTTTGTCCTTTTGTCTTATCACCTTGATGTCCCTCAAGTCAATTTCAAGCTGGCTCATTTACTTGTGAAAATTATCCCTGTTGAACTGGAGGTTATGCACATATGTTTTACAAATTTGGAGGCTTCAAAGTCAGCAGAAGTTGGTCTTTTCATTAAGCAGCTCCAAGAATCCTCTCCAGCCATTCTTAGAGAATATCTGATTCATCTACAAGTCCATATGGTAACTGTTCTTAATGCTAGCACTTCAGCTCGAAGCATTCATGTCGTGATAGAGTTCCTATTGATTATTCTAACAGATATGCCCAAGGACTTTATTTATCATGACAAATTGTTCGATCTCTTGGCACGTGTTGGAGCACTTACAAGGGAGGTATCCATTCTTGTTTGCAACTTAGAAGAGATCTCAAGAAATGAAGAGAATATGAATGAAACAAATTGTGGCAGTCTAGACTTGTTGGAAAGTATTGAACTACTGAAGGAAGATCTCAAACATGTTTTCCTGAAAGCCCCTAAAGACTCGTCTCAACTCTGCTTCCCCAAGAGTGATGGACCAATCTTCATAACTCTTCTCCTTAGAAACTTAAATGATTTGCTCAAGTCAGATGCTCATTCTGCtgctttaataaaagaagaaGTTCAAATGGTGAAAGAAGACCTAGAATTCATAAGATCTTTCTTTGGAAAAGTTGAGCAAAAATTGAATAGAGATCTCTGGAATTGTGTTCTAGATGTGGCATATGAGGCAGAACATTCCATTAATTCAGTTCTTGTTAGAGATCATGGTCTTTTGAAACTTATCTTCTTACTTCCCAAAACCATAGAAAAGATCAAGCTTATCAAAGAAGAGGTACAACAGAAGATCCCCAAGAATAGGGGCCCCGTTGTTGTCAACTCTCCCAAAAAGCCAACTGAAATTAGCAAGTCATCAGCAACCAGTCAAATAATTGTAGGTTTTGAGAAGGAGACGAAAGAGATAATTAGTAAGCTCACCAAGGGACCAACTGAGATAGATGTCATTTCCATAGTTGGTATGCCAGGGCTTGGAAAAACTACTTTGGCTTACAAAGTCTATAATGAAAAGTTtgttgttgatcattttgatgTTCGCGCTTGGTGCACAGTCGACCAAGAACGTAATGAGAAAAAGTTGTTGCAGAAAATTTATAATCAAGTTATTGGTTTGAAAGAAAGATTCAATGAGGATGGCATAGATGATGACGTTGCTGATAAGCTACGGAAACAACTGTGTGGAAAGAGGTACCTTATTGTCTTGGATGACTTATGGGATATTGGAACATGGGATGAGCTAACAAGACCTTTTCCTGAATTTCAAAAAGGAAGTAGAATTATTTTAACAAGTCGAATACAAGAAGTCGCTGTGAAAGATAAACGCCATAGTGATCCTCTTTATCTTCGATTTCTCACGCAAGGGGAAAGTTGGGAGTTATTAGAAAGAAAGGTATTTGGAGAAAAAAGTTGCCCGAAAGAACTACTGGATGTTGGTGAAGAAATAGCCCAAAAGTGTGAAGGGCTTCCTTTGGTACTTGATCTGATCGCTGGAGTCATTGCAAAGAACGAAACGAAAAAGGCTTTCTGGCTTGAAGTTCTAAATAATTTAAAATCCATTAAGAATGAAGTGAAAAAGGTTATACAGTTAAGTTATGATCATTTATCAGATCACTTGAAGCCATGCTTACTTTACCTTGCAAGCTGTCCAAAGGACGAATCAATTGAAATCTCTCAATTGaaggatttatggagtgcagaaGGGCTTGTGGAACAGACTGAGATGAAGAGTGTGGAAGAAGTAATGGAGATTTATGTGGATGAGTTAATTTCCAGTAGCTTGGTGATCGTTTTCAACGAGAGAGGTAGGGCATCGAGTTGCCGAATTCATGATCTTGTGCATGATTTTTGTTtggaaaaagcaagaaaagaaaagttgtttgacTTCATAAGTTCAAGTGCTCTGTCTTATTCTTCTTCAGATCTGATGCCACGTGGAATGACCATTCATTATGACCGACATCTCCTTCCTTCGAATGAAAACTTAGTCCTGTTCAATCCAGAAAAGAAAAATCCTTATGTTAAACACCTCCTCTCTTTGAAGGTTTCTGATGGGAAACTCAATTATCTTTCCTACAACTGTCACCTAAGACACTTGAGACTTCTTAAAAGGTTGGAGCTGCACAAAATAAGATTGACGTATTCTTTGCTGAATGATATATGCATGCTTGTTCATTTGAGGTGCTTAAAGATTCAGACGAAGGCAAAAGCTCTCCCTCCGTCATTTTCAAATCTCTTGAATCTGGAAACTCTGGTGGTGGATAACCAGGGAACAAACATGGTACTATCACCTAGTATCTGGAGTCTTGCAAAGCTACGTCATGTGAGCATCGACAATTGTTCTCTCTTTGATTCGGATATTGACGAACCAGCAGTGTTAAAAGAGCACTCAAAGTTAAAGAATTTGAGAATATTATATGGGCTCAAGCTTTCCTCGTCCGGAAACACAGAGGATATTTTCAAAAGGTTTCCCAATCTCCGAAACCTTATGTTCACCATCAACGAACCATGGCCATGTTCAGCAGAGCAGATTTCATTACCAAGATTGGATGtccttaaagaacttgaagaagTTTGTGTATATTTTGATTGCGCTTCGTTCCGTCAAGATCAATGGGATTTTCACTTCCCTTCCAGCTTGAAAAAACTGGTGTTGACGAGGTTTAATCTGACATCCGATTTACTATCAAGAATTGGGAGACTACCCAACCTTCAAAAGCTGACTCTAGAAGAAGCAATCATCCAGGGGAAAGAATGGAACATGGAAGAAGAAGTCACTTTCGAGAATCTCAAATTCCTGAGTTTGGACTGGGTATCTTTTTCTGAATGGAAGGTTGGAGAGGAATCATTTCCCGTGCTCGAGGAATTACATATAAAAAGATGTGATGAACTTATAGAGATCCCAGATAGTTTTGCGGATATTGCTTCATTAAAGTCTATCTCACTGTGGGGCAACCGTCAACTTGTAGAGTCAGCTCATGAGATTAAGGAATGTGTTGCTGAAACTATGGGAGAAGACAAGCTTGAGGTAACGTGCTTCGACGAGTGA
- the LOC104234298 gene encoding putative late blight resistance protein homolog R1A-3 isoform X2, with protein sequence MERGKQNEGETEKGEANNSSVASYVLRKDISILLDFVERLKNEEDQIALDMDQIEKLKLKLTIMSTFLQLSYFSLDVFNDRMSSKAQQVDDLVQSRFHQSRDDMLVKLKDHIVPRLLETIKSCINSQHHYSKSTDTMTEDQLVEILNKLLVNLHDLPKCCAELILPLMTQYKVIQNVCVNIRDFHGLKVNGCVKHEIVEYVLPQFQRMAERVGHFCFVLLSYHLDVPQVNFKLAHLLVKIIPVELEVMHICFTNLEASKSAEVGLFIKQLQESSPAILREYLIHLQVHMVTVLNASTSARSIHVVIEFLLIILTDMPKDFIYHDKLFDLLARVGALTREVSILVCNLEEISRNEENMNETNCGSLDLLESIELLKEDLKHVFLKAPKDSSQLCFPKSDGPIFITLLLRNLNDLLKSDAHSAALIKEEVQMVKEDLEFIRSFFGKVEQKLNRDLWNCVLDVAYEAEHSINSVLVRDHGLLKLIFLLPKTIEKIKLIKEEVQQKIPKNRGPVVVNSPKKPTEISKSSATSQIIVGFEKETKEIISKLTKGPTEIDVISIVGMPGLGKTTLAYKVYNEKFVVDHFDVRAWCTVDQERNEKKLLQKIYNQVIGLKERFNEDGIDDDVADKLRKQLCGKRYLIVLDDLWDIGTWDELTRPFPEFQKGSRIILTSRIQEVAVKDKRHSDPLYLRFLTQGESWELLERKVFGEKSCPKELLDVGEEIAQKCEGLPLVLDLIAGVIAKNETKKAFWLEVLNNLKSIKNEVKKVIQLSYDHLSDHLKPCLLYLASCPKDESIEISQLKDLWSAEGLVEQTEMKSVEEVMEIYVDELISSSLVIVFNERGRASSCRIHDLVHDFCLEKARKEKLFDFISSSALSYSSSDLMPRGMTIHYDRHLLPSNENLVLFNPEKKNPYVKHLLSLKVSDGKLNYLSYNCHLRHLRLLKRLELHKIRLTYSLLNDICMLVHLRCLKIQTKAKALPPSFSNLLNLETLVVDNQGTNMVLSPSIWSLAKLRHVSIDNCSLFDSDIDEPAVLKEHSKLKNLRILYGLKLSSSGNTEDIFKRFPNLRNLMFTINEPWPCSAEQISLPRLDVLKELEEVCVYFDCASFRQDQWDFHFPSSLKKLVLTRFNLTSDLLSRIGRLPNLQKLTLEEAIIQGKEWNMEEEVTFENLKFLSLDWVSFSEWKVGEESFPVLEELHIKRCDELIEIPDSFADIASLKSISLWGNRQLVESAHEIKECVAETMGEDKLEVTCFDE encoded by the coding sequence GTCGCATCTTATGTACTTCGCAAGGACATTTCCATTCTTCTGGATTTCGTTGAGAGGTTAAAGAATGAAGAAGATCAAATAGCCCTTGACATGGATCAAATTGAAAAACTGAAATTGAAGCTGACAATTATGTCGACATTTCTTCAGCTTTCTTATTTCAGCTTGGATGTTTTTAATGATAGAATGTCTAGCAAAGCACAGCAGGTTGATGATCTAGTTCAGTCACGTTTTCATCAGAGTCGAGATGACATGCTGGTTAAATTAAAGGATCATATTGTTCCTCGCCTCCTGGAAACTATCAAAAGTTGTATTAATTCCCAACATCATTATTCTAAATCAACTGACACCATGACTGAGGATCAGTTGGTGGAAATTTTGAACAAGCTCCTCGTGAATCTCCATGATCTACCCAAGTGTTGTGCTGAGTTGATCTTACCATTAATGACTCAGTACAAGGTAATTCAGAATGTATGTGTCAATATAAGAGATTTCCATGGGTTGAAAGTAAATGGTTGCGTTAAGCATGAAATAGTTGAATATGTCTTACCTCAGTTTCAACGTATGGCTGAGAGAGTAGGACACTTCTGTTTTGTCCTTTTGTCTTATCACCTTGATGTCCCTCAAGTCAATTTCAAGCTGGCTCATTTACTTGTGAAAATTATCCCTGTTGAACTGGAGGTTATGCACATATGTTTTACAAATTTGGAGGCTTCAAAGTCAGCAGAAGTTGGTCTTTTCATTAAGCAGCTCCAAGAATCCTCTCCAGCCATTCTTAGAGAATATCTGATTCATCTACAAGTCCATATGGTAACTGTTCTTAATGCTAGCACTTCAGCTCGAAGCATTCATGTCGTGATAGAGTTCCTATTGATTATTCTAACAGATATGCCCAAGGACTTTATTTATCATGACAAATTGTTCGATCTCTTGGCACGTGTTGGAGCACTTACAAGGGAGGTATCCATTCTTGTTTGCAACTTAGAAGAGATCTCAAGAAATGAAGAGAATATGAATGAAACAAATTGTGGCAGTCTAGACTTGTTGGAAAGTATTGAACTACTGAAGGAAGATCTCAAACATGTTTTCCTGAAAGCCCCTAAAGACTCGTCTCAACTCTGCTTCCCCAAGAGTGATGGACCAATCTTCATAACTCTTCTCCTTAGAAACTTAAATGATTTGCTCAAGTCAGATGCTCATTCTGCtgctttaataaaagaagaaGTTCAAATGGTGAAAGAAGACCTAGAATTCATAAGATCTTTCTTTGGAAAAGTTGAGCAAAAATTGAATAGAGATCTCTGGAATTGTGTTCTAGATGTGGCATATGAGGCAGAACATTCCATTAATTCAGTTCTTGTTAGAGATCATGGTCTTTTGAAACTTATCTTCTTACTTCCCAAAACCATAGAAAAGATCAAGCTTATCAAAGAAGAGGTACAACAGAAGATCCCCAAGAATAGGGGCCCCGTTGTTGTCAACTCTCCCAAAAAGCCAACTGAAATTAGCAAGTCATCAGCAACCAGTCAAATAATTGTAGGTTTTGAGAAGGAGACGAAAGAGATAATTAGTAAGCTCACCAAGGGACCAACTGAGATAGATGTCATTTCCATAGTTGGTATGCCAGGGCTTGGAAAAACTACTTTGGCTTACAAAGTCTATAATGAAAAGTTtgttgttgatcattttgatgTTCGCGCTTGGTGCACAGTCGACCAAGAACGTAATGAGAAAAAGTTGTTGCAGAAAATTTATAATCAAGTTATTGGTTTGAAAGAAAGATTCAATGAGGATGGCATAGATGATGACGTTGCTGATAAGCTACGGAAACAACTGTGTGGAAAGAGGTACCTTATTGTCTTGGATGACTTATGGGATATTGGAACATGGGATGAGCTAACAAGACCTTTTCCTGAATTTCAAAAAGGAAGTAGAATTATTTTAACAAGTCGAATACAAGAAGTCGCTGTGAAAGATAAACGCCATAGTGATCCTCTTTATCTTCGATTTCTCACGCAAGGGGAAAGTTGGGAGTTATTAGAAAGAAAGGTATTTGGAGAAAAAAGTTGCCCGAAAGAACTACTGGATGTTGGTGAAGAAATAGCCCAAAAGTGTGAAGGGCTTCCTTTGGTACTTGATCTGATCGCTGGAGTCATTGCAAAGAACGAAACGAAAAAGGCTTTCTGGCTTGAAGTTCTAAATAATTTAAAATCCATTAAGAATGAAGTGAAAAAGGTTATACAGTTAAGTTATGATCATTTATCAGATCACTTGAAGCCATGCTTACTTTACCTTGCAAGCTGTCCAAAGGACGAATCAATTGAAATCTCTCAATTGaaggatttatggagtgcagaaGGGCTTGTGGAACAGACTGAGATGAAGAGTGTGGAAGAAGTAATGGAGATTTATGTGGATGAGTTAATTTCCAGTAGCTTGGTGATCGTTTTCAACGAGAGAGGTAGGGCATCGAGTTGCCGAATTCATGATCTTGTGCATGATTTTTGTTtggaaaaagcaagaaaagaaaagttgtttgacTTCATAAGTTCAAGTGCTCTGTCTTATTCTTCTTCAGATCTGATGCCACGTGGAATGACCATTCATTATGACCGACATCTCCTTCCTTCGAATGAAAACTTAGTCCTGTTCAATCCAGAAAAGAAAAATCCTTATGTTAAACACCTCCTCTCTTTGAAGGTTTCTGATGGGAAACTCAATTATCTTTCCTACAACTGTCACCTAAGACACTTGAGACTTCTTAAAAGGTTGGAGCTGCACAAAATAAGATTGACGTATTCTTTGCTGAATGATATATGCATGCTTGTTCATTTGAGGTGCTTAAAGATTCAGACGAAGGCAAAAGCTCTCCCTCCGTCATTTTCAAATCTCTTGAATCTGGAAACTCTGGTGGTGGATAACCAGGGAACAAACATGGTACTATCACCTAGTATCTGGAGTCTTGCAAAGCTACGTCATGTGAGCATCGACAATTGTTCTCTCTTTGATTCGGATATTGACGAACCAGCAGTGTTAAAAGAGCACTCAAAGTTAAAGAATTTGAGAATATTATATGGGCTCAAGCTTTCCTCGTCCGGAAACACAGAGGATATTTTCAAAAGGTTTCCCAATCTCCGAAACCTTATGTTCACCATCAACGAACCATGGCCATGTTCAGCAGAGCAGATTTCATTACCAAGATTGGATGtccttaaagaacttgaagaagTTTGTGTATATTTTGATTGCGCTTCGTTCCGTCAAGATCAATGGGATTTTCACTTCCCTTCCAGCTTGAAAAAACTGGTGTTGACGAGGTTTAATCTGACATCCGATTTACTATCAAGAATTGGGAGACTACCCAACCTTCAAAAGCTGACTCTAGAAGAAGCAATCATCCAGGGGAAAGAATGGAACATGGAAGAAGAAGTCACTTTCGAGAATCTCAAATTCCTGAGTTTGGACTGGGTATCTTTTTCTGAATGGAAGGTTGGAGAGGAATCATTTCCCGTGCTCGAGGAATTACATATAAAAAGATGTGATGAACTTATAGAGATCCCAGATAGTTTTGCGGATATTGCTTCATTAAAGTCTATCTCACTGTGGGGCAACCGTCAACTTGTAGAGTCAGCTCATGAGATTAAGGAATGTGTTGCTGAAACTATGGGAGAAGACAAGCTTGAGGTAACGTGCTTCGACGAGTGA